A segment of the Lolium perenne isolate Kyuss_39 chromosome 3, Kyuss_2.0, whole genome shotgun sequence genome:
CAGCAGTAGTACTGAGTCAACCACAACATGAACGCCCGATCATTGGAGTGCACTTCCTGGCAAGTCAATTATGGGAAACAAACTGTCATGTGTGCCGCTGCTAGCTCTGGTTTCAGCTGAGCATTTTGGTTGACGTTGTTACTTTTCCTGGCGCCATCGTGAAGGGACAGCAGATGCACCACACCCAACCGTTTAGACACCTCGCAAAGTTCAGGCATGGCGCTGAAAAAGTTCAGACATCGGGACCAGGGCAGTTCGAGCGGAGCCATGGGATGGCAGTGGCAGCCGGCTGGAGGCGCTTTACGAGGCTGATCCCCAGAAGACGACAACAGCCATGCGAGTGGTGTACGAAGTTCCTCTGTATCGGGCGTCGGAGAATGCACTAGAGCAGAGTAGAGCACTACAGTTTAGTTCATCTCAACACCATGTTCACATCAGTAGCAGTAGTAGAGTAGCATCAACTAGCGGGCTGACAGCACGCTGCAGGCAGGCTGTTTTTGAGGGGCGGCATGGCAGCCATCAGCAGCACTCGTGGCCGGATGAATCGGAGCGGTCAGTTGAGTACACGAGAACAGGCAATTCGATACACCGGAGCAGGCAGTTCAAGACACTATCCAAAACAAGTTGCAGAGAAGAAAGCACGAGCGATTGGTCGATTTGGGGGAACCATGGCATGGAAGTTCAGCTCTGGCATGCGAGCACCTAACAGGGACGAAAATGGGTGCCACGAACTGGTACCACGCGCCATGAACTGGCATGAATTTTCACCGCACGAGGCAGTGAACTGCCCGCCCTCCACATCTTGTACTTACGTCTAGTAATGACATTTGGTGAAGAAGCCTGCTGCAGAATTACTTACATTTGGTGAACTGCGCGCCATGAACTGGCTGAGAGAATTATCAACTGCAAATCCTCCCGGCAGCGGCAGCGGACCTCAGGGATTCCACATCGGCCCATGAGCCGGGCGACTGCGCCCTTTCCGGTGGCGGGGAAGGAGGGaaccggcggcggcgcgctggATGGCGGAGCGGGAGTAGGGAACAGGTCCAGCCAGCGCCCTGGATGGTGGCTGAGGAAGTAATCGGGGCTCCGGCGAGCGGCGCGTGGTGGAGGAGTCCGCCAGCGCGCGGGGAGttggtcggcggcggcgggagttGGCCAGCGGCGCAGGGTGGAGGTGGCCGGCGGCGCCGGGTGGAGGTGGCCGGCAGCGCGCGAGAGTTGGCCGGCGGCGCGTGGTGGAGGTGGCCAGCGGCGCGGGGTGGATGGGTGCAGGGGGATCACGGCTGATGGGGGCGGGTCGGGAAGAAGCCTAATTGCTAGTTTTTTTCTCCAATCGGTTGGTTGTTCTCGGCCATTTCCCAGATCGGGCCggtggtgctcagaatattattttgAGCACTGGTTGTAAAATAGTGCAACCCTATATATATAGTGGGCTACCATGGTGGCTAGCTATGCACACCCCAGCAGACGTCCGATCTACTGCATATGACACCAGATATACAATTGAGAGCACAATCTACAAATTGATCAAGCTAACACCGTCTCTCACACAGCTAGCCAGGAGCacatttttcaaattttgaatccgCGGCAACACATGTAATACACTTTGTAATAGACACTCTTCAGTTCCAAGGAAAGTGTATTTTTATAAGTCCAAACGTTTATCCAAACCATTCTACCAACCCAAATACTAGTCCATATGGCATGCAGTTATTTCAACGTGAGGTCTCCACCGTTTGTATCTACCAGCTCCATTTAGCTACCACTGGTGCTAGTCCAATGCATGGTCACAAGAGGAAGACGAATTAGGATGCAGAAGGATCGACGACCGTGGCGATATACCCATCTGGGTGTGTTGTCGAGGGAGACATGTTCGGCAAGCTCCCAGATGATATGATCATCACGTACTCCCACCCCTCTCATTTTTGTTAATGCTTGCGATCAAAATACATTTTAGGAGGAGAGCTCAAATCTTTCAATGTGGCGGCAGGTGCAGGAGAAGGACTGGACGCCGCAGTGAAGGACGGCGTGAGCGTGATCTCCTTCTCCATCGACGTGTTCCACGACGTGCAGTTCaactacgacttcatcgacatcgCCACGCACAAGGCCATGTAGTGCAGCTTCTTTGTCAGCGCCACGGCCGGCAATGCCGCGCCGACCATCAGCTCCGTGGGCAACAACACGCCGTCGATGCTTACTGTCGCGGCCGATACCATGGACCACGTGATCCGCACCACCGTCCAACCATTGCGCGTGTTGTCCATGATGGACATCGTGTCCGGCTGGACGCCGTGGTGAAAGACGGTGTCAACGTGATCTCCTTCTCCATCAACGCGTCCAATGACAAGCAGTTCaactacgacttcatcgacatcgCCACGTACAAGGCCATGGAGCGCGGCATCTTCGTCAGCGCCGCGGCCGGCAATGCCGCGCGGGCCATCGGCTCCGTGGGCAACGGCGCGTCGTGGATGCTCACGGTCGCGGTCGACACCACCGTCAAACAAGGCAACGGCCTAACGGGTAGGAGCTCGATGAGGAGTCACTGTTCCAGCCACGGAAGGGCACCGTCGGGCACCACCTCCCACTCGCGTTCCTGGCGCCGACGTCGACCCGGATGACCCCGGCTGATTTAAAGTGGATCAGTTATACACCTATTTTCTGCTGCTGAAGCGAGAAAAACACGCTGAAGGCGGACTGCTTGGTGACCGCTGTGGATATGTTCCTTGCAACATTATTTATGTTTTTTAAATATAGTATGTATTCAGGACTTGAAGTGGTTATGTTCCAATAAATACTTCTATCGGACTCAACAGAATTTAATTTTCTCTTTGTTTAACATGAGTACCAGATGCAAGCGGTAGAGGAAGAGCTCCAAGGAGAGAAACCCAATCAGGCAATCATCCGCAATGAACCCGCAAGTCCAAGAACATCAAGAGCGGGAAGAACAAGGTATGGCTAGTACAAACTATGAAGTCAAGACGTTGATATGTCAGCACGACTGGTTTAAGGCAGCCGGTATGTAAATTCTCCCCCTTTAATGTCAAGTCATTTCTTTGGCTCGTATTTTCTCTTGTGACTAATAGTAAACTCTCTTACTCTTTCAGATGTTTTGGAGCATGAGTACACGCCCCCTGTTAGTTAGTGTGAAAAAAATGATGAGATGAATTGTCCAAAAGTACAACCGGGAACACCTGAAAGTACAAGCATGGGTTTCTGGGAAGGTCAGAAAAGAACGAGTTCGGTTATCCCAGGGTTCCAGTATGAAAGTAACAGCTTCTGTTCAAGTTCATACTTGTGTATTGATTCCAACACAAAAAACACAGGTTGCTTCTGACCATGTCGTTGAGGAGGAGCATGTAGTGGAGAACATGGTCGCCAGCAACGACGAGCTTGCATCTCAAAGAGGTCGATTGTTCTTCAAATGCCGGGTATCGGGCTGTAGACAAAGGCGAGGACGAGGTGCTGAGACACCTATGACGTTTCGACGACGACGGCATCCAAAACAGTATGCAGCATCTGGCCCGTGCTTGGCTTGTGTGACTCTGATTTGCTCGTCAAACAACAGTTAATCGTCAGTTAGCACCTCAGATATTATTACCTGCTTGTTCTTCTGATCCTTTTTGGCCGCTGACACCTAGTGAAAAATCCATCTTTTACCAAGTTTGATTGGTGTGTAAGCGGTTGCATGTAGTATGGCTGTGTTATAATATGGCCATGTAGACGTGAGTTTATTTCAGCACATGTCAGAGTTGAAGTTTGTTGCTTTTGGCCGTAGTGAAATATCTCAAGCACCACCGCACCTTGAAGCTTCAAGAGCACTCTCTTCCCACTTGTTTTTCTTGGAGCACTGCCCCATGAATGTTTTGGGAAGTACAGCATAAATAAAATCACAAAAATTTAGCCATTTGGTTTGAAACATCCTTTAAAAAGTTCCGCCGAGAAACACACTTAGTAAATATCCGGAAGATCAAACCTGCTAGCTGGGAAGTACACACCCTGTTCGGATGTACCAGAAAGTAATTACAAAAACATTCCCAAAGAAGTACACAAGGCAATATCGGAAAGTACACCACTTCGCTCTCCGTAAGTACATAGGCACGTAAAGTGAAGATAAAAAAATCAACATGAATGACACATATTACAAGTCGAAGAATACTTGACGCTGAGAGGTACACCCATTCGGCACGACCAAGACACCCATTTAATAtgagaagtacaagaaaaccaaaATGTACAAAAAACAAAAGAATCCCGTCATCCGCGgggaagttcaaatacttgagGCTGAGAATTACAACCATTCGGTGCAGCAAAGGCACCCAGCTTAAGATAGGAAATACGAGAAAACTGACTAAAAACAAATGCAGAAAAAAATAATCGCGTAATCCACAGAGAAGTACAAGAAGTGCTTCCAAGAAGTACAAGCGCCTACTACAcgaagtacaagcggtaactaGGGATGTACAAAGTGTCCAAAATAATCCCATGATTGATGTACAAGCGGTaacgagaagtacaaccattcgacacgagtAGTAcaaccacttaatataggaagaacAAAAAAACCGACAAAATTCAAATGTAGAAAAAACTAAATAATCCCATCATCTGCGAGGAAGTACGAGCAGTAATTCCGAGAAGTGCAGGCGCAGACaacaggaagtacaagcggtaattacatgaattaaaagtgttcaaagaaaataccctcacataagttcacatagcaaaaaaacaataataatcccatcacccgtaaggaagttcatatacttgtgaatgagaagtacaaccattcgacacgagcaatacacccacttaatataggaagtacaagaaacccgacaaagtccaaatgtaggaaaaaacaaaataatcccgttATCTGCAAAGAAGTACGAGCAGTTCTTCTGAGAAGTATAGGCGGAGACACCAgaaagtacaagcggtaattacatgaattaaaagtgttcaaagaaaaatactcccACCTAAGTTCACATAGGaaaaaacaataataatcccatcacccgtaaagaagttcatatacttgacaatgagaagtacaaccattcaacacaagcaatacacccacttaatataggaagtataagaaacccgacaaagtccaaatgtagaaaaaacaaaataatcccgtcatctgcaaggaagtacgagcagtgattctgagaagtacaggcggagacaacagtaagtacaagcggtaattacatgaagaaaatactcccacataagttcacacagcaacattgtgaagttcaaatattaagatctgggaagtgcagaatctcttaaaatagaatatagggacaatctaacattatcattttgaagcacacatgctagtttttgtaaaacACACTAGTATCAAAACATTTCCAGGAAGTACAACCACGAAGGCCAAGCAGTACAAGGACATGTCGTGGGAAGTTCAGATGCGCATGGTTGTGCTGAGCATTTTGTGTGGCCATGGACCTCAAACAAACACCGTATGAGAAACTTATAGTCATTTTACTGAACATTTTCGTGAAACAGCGTCGAGAAGTACAACCGCATTTCCCTAGAAGTGCAAGTTCGGTTCGAgggaagttcaatgctctgtttttacggggcggaaatctgttgttcaaatctcatcgatttgatcaccaaccacttcaatcatTGTCTCCAAAAGCTTTATATGCTAGAGTATATGTataatttcattacctacaacatttacAATAAATAAATGGATCTAAGCCATCAAATTCAAACCgttatcccacaaaatataccggaaacatgatttcaaaacttctaaaattagttttaaaccgttcggatttggcaaaaatggtagaTACAAAAAAGATGCGCAATTTTGATAgctttccaaccgtatatcatttcCATTGTTTAAATACTCCGAATGGAAATCGCGGGGAAATCATTCTGCGCCCGTCACATAAAACGGGCAGACAGTAATTCGATTTATTCtcttaaactgtaaggaattagagaaaacaatttgaataagaaagttgcgcctagtccatagctttccaacgccatatcatttgcatcattccgacaaacggttgaaaaaattcatccaaattactgtccgctcgtttttgagtacgtccgaaattcggtattttcaaaattgttcaaaaactgtgaaggttttgaaaaaacttaaaacatgaaaaagttgcgtaatttcattatctttccaacggtatatcacttGCACAGTTTCGATAAGCGATTCGAAAATCGAACTAAAAGTTCGTTTCTAGCCAAatagaagcgttttcgtattttcaaaattaaatttaaactatgcaaaatctgtgaaaagtgtgaacatgaaaagttgcggtttttcattatctatccaacggtatatcatttgcatagttccgactaatggttgagaaactcgaggtataatcagtacctatgaagaaaacgggaagttcaggtaagttcgacAGAAAGTTGAACTCTGTTATCCGGAAAGTACAACCTTGTGTCCAGgaaagtacaagtcggtgctcagaatattattctgcaaccggttgcagaatagtgctggtatatatatatatatatatatatatatatatatatatatatatataggaagcTCAATTGGGGCACCATGGCGCCCGGGCACCATACATCATGACCGTACAATTACATCATAGGTACCAGATTGCATCATAGGTGTATAAAGGAGAGAAAAACACtttccaaatatcaacaggagagAGAATGCACTTTCCAATTATCATAAACAAAGACAAATCACTTCCCAGTTTGATGTGCAGGTTTCCTTTTATGATTCATGGTGCCCAGGCACCATGGTGCACCAGTTAgtttacctatatatatatatatatatatatatatatatatatatatatacgatttagcacctgcaggcctaacaaagttagctgcctgtagttccctgtata
Coding sequences within it:
- the LOC139838023 gene encoding uncharacterized protein, coding for MELHHRPDLGNGREQPTDWRKKLAIRLLPDPPPSAVIPLHPSTPRRWPPPPRAAGQLSRAAGHLHPAPPATSTLRRWPTPAAADQLPARWRTPPPRAARRSPDYFLSHHPGRWLDLFPTPAPPSSAPPPVPSFPATGKGAVARLMGRCGIPEVRCRCREDLQLIILSASSWRAVHQICKRERKSSKERNLIRQSSAMNPQVQEHQEREEQGMASTNYEVKTLICQHDWFKAADVLEHEYTPPVS